From the genome of Perca fluviatilis chromosome 1, GENO_Pfluv_1.0, whole genome shotgun sequence, one region includes:
- the atg4da gene encoding cysteine protease ATG4D produces the protein MNTVSPSAVQYVGGGMQDELVESRRQQPLEQQGSFSLRLPQTPDPGRDATGEPDEMDKLKAKLMSAWNNVKYGWTVKSKTSFNKISPVTLLGHSYLLNSEDEVERFRLAFVSRIWLTYRREFPQLEGSTWTTDCGWGCMLRSGQMLLAQGLLVHLMPRDWAWPDAQQLTDVDFEVFRPRSPARAGGVPIPSFGSPRGSNTPEKSLSDQAPKCSQKQRSESVRDRQAEPIHHKLVTWFGDQPPAPFGLHQLVEIGKGSGKKAGDWYGPSIVAHILRKAVAKTSVLHNLAVYVAQDCTVYKEDVVHLCDLSLSQTPPDPSSQVWKSVIILVPVRLGGEALNPSYIECVKNILKLDCCIGIIGGKPKHSLYFIGFQDEQLLYLDPHYSQPVVDFSQVNFSLESFHCSSPKKMPFNRMDPSCTIGFYAKNKKDFESLCSAVGLALSSTKEKYPIFTFVEGQGQDYGLEGHCSNHSGPAAHILPPGKLGRSNNRRISDEFVFL, from the exons ATGAACACCGTTTCGCCCAGCGCAGTACAGTACGTAGGGGGAGGGATGCAGGATGAGCTGGTGGAGAGCCGGAGGCAGCAGCCTCTGGAGCAGCAGGGCAGCTTTAGTCTCAGGCTGCCACAGACACCAGATCCCGGCAGAGATGCAACCGGAGAGCCCGACGAAATGGACAAACTGAAAGCCAAACTGATGTCCGCGTGGAACAATGTCAAATATG GTTGGACTGTTAAGTCTAAAACCTCCTTCAACAAGATATCACCAGTCACTCTCCTGGGTCACTCCTATCTGCTCAACAGTGAAG ACGAGGTCGAGCGGTTTCGTTTGGCTTTTGTGTCCAGGATTTGGCTGACCTACAGGAGGGAGTTCCCTCAGCTGGAGGGCTCCACCTGGACCACCGACTGTGGTTGGGGCTGTATGCTGCGCAGTGGGCAGATGCTGCTGGCGCAGGGGCTCCTAGTCCATTTGATGCCCAGAG ATTGGGCTTGGCCAGATGCTCAGCAGCTAACCGATGTGGATTTTGAGGTGTTCAGACCACGTTCCCCAGCCCGGGCTGGCGGGGTCCCCATCCCCTCCTTTGGCTCTCCACGGGGATCCAACACCCCCGAAAAGTCCCTGAGTGATCAGGCACCCAAATGTAGCCAGAAGCAAAGATCGGAGTCTGTAAgggacaggcaggcagagcCCATCCATCACAAGCTGGTCACCTGGTTCGGGGATCAGCCCCCAGCACCTTTTGGGCTTCACCAGCTGGTGGAAATAGGCAAAGGTTCAGGGAAGAAGGCTGGTGACTGGTATGGCCCCTCTATTGTGGCACACATACTAAG gaAAGCGGTAGCCAAAACCTCTGTGCTTCACAACCTGGCTGTATATGTGGCTCAGGATTGTACAG TGTACAAAGAGGATGTTGTGCATCTATGTGACCTGTCACTAAGCCAGACTCCCCCTGATCCGTCCAGCCAAGTCTGGAAGTCTGTCATCATACTTGTGCCTGTACGGCTGGGAGGGGAGGCCCTCAACCCGTCCTACATCGAATGTGTCAAG AACATCCTAAAGTTGGATTGTTGTATTGGAATCATCGGAGGCAAACCGAAGCATTCACTTTACTTCATTGGCTTCCAAG ATGAGCAGCTGCTGTATCTGGACCCTCACTACTCCCAGCCTGTGGTGGATTTCTCACAAGTCAACTTTTCACTGGAG TCGTTCCACTGTAGTTCTCCCAAGAAGATGCCCTTCAACCGCATGGATCCCAGCTGTACCATCGGCTTTTATGCCAAGAACAAGAAGGACTTTGAGTCTCTATGTTCTGCTGTTGGTTTG GCCCTGTCATCAACGAAGGAGAAGTACCCCATCTTTACCTTCGTAGAGGGCCAGGGTCAGGATTATGGACTTGAGGGTCACTGCAGCAATCACAGTGGACCTGCAGCCCACATTCTGCCCCCCGGCAAACTGGGGAGGAGTAACAACAGAAGAATCAGTGATGAGTTTGTCTTCCTGTAA